In the Acidobacteriota bacterium genome, GGCGGCCGCCCGCATCCGACAGATGGCCGGCAGCGATCAGGCGGGCGCGCGCGAGCTGGGAGGCGCGGTCGGCCAGGATCCGATCCTCGCGGCCTCGCTCCTGAGGTACGCGAACTCGGCGATGTACCGGGGGCTGAGGCCCGTCACCGATCTGCACACGGCCGTCGCCCGCCTCGGGATCAAGATGGTCATGGCGGCGATGATGGCCGAGCTGAGCCGATCGCTCTACCGGTTCCAGGATCCCGAGGACAGCGAGCTCTTCATGACGCTCTGGCGGCACGCGGTCGCGTGCGGCGAGACGTCGCGACGCGTGGCGAGGCTCGTCCGGTATCCCGAGCCGGAGCAGGCGTTCATGGTCGGGCTGGTCCACGACATCGGCAAGGTGGCGTCGCTCGCGAGCCTCGCGCACCTGAAGTCGCGGGGCGACATCCAGTGGCCGCGGGCCGTCGCGATGGAGTTCATCCGCGAGACGCACGCGACCGTCGGCTCGGAGCTGCTGAGACGCTGGAAGATCCCCGCCGAGCTCTGCGAGATGGTCCTCCATCATCATCGCGAGCTCACCGCGTCGTCGGGGGTCGCCCCCGCGATCCTCCAGTTCGCCGATCTCGCGTGCGGCAAGCTCGGTTACGCCCAGGACCCGACCCCCGAGGCGTCGCTCCTCGCCGAGCCCTCGGCCCACATCCTCGGCCTGAACGACCTGACCATCGCCTCGCTCCTCGTCGATCTGGAGGAGGCGCTCCCCGCCGTCACCCGGGAGATCTGACGCCGGCCTGCGGGCCGCCAATTCAACGGAGATGCCGAACGTGAAGACGAGACGCTCGAAGCTGAATGGACTCCT is a window encoding:
- a CDS encoding HDOD domain-containing protein — protein: MNAVTAETSVLESVLKHVREGGPGIPSVPAAAARIRQMAGSDQAGARELGGAVGQDPILAASLLRYANSAMYRGLRPVTDLHTAVARLGIKMVMAAMMAELSRSLYRFQDPEDSELFMTLWRHAVACGETSRRVARLVRYPEPEQAFMVGLVHDIGKVASLASLAHLKSRGDIQWPRAVAMEFIRETHATVGSELLRRWKIPAELCEMVLHHHRELTASSGVAPAILQFADLACGKLGYAQDPTPEASLLAEPSAHILGLNDLTIASLLVDLEEALPAVTREI